In Parabacteroides timonensis, the genomic stretch AGGTACTGTCTTTAAAACCGAAATCCTGCTGGTAACGATTGTCGAAATAATAAAATCCCTGTTTCTCTTTATCATTGTGACAATCATACAGGTTATCCAGCGTATAGTCGATAGAAATAGACTTATCCGTTCTGTCTATCACCGTTGCCCGGATAATGACCCTCCGGATATTCTCTGCTCTCCAGGGAATCTCTTCCTGAATTCCCGGTGCTACATAAGGATAATAATGAACACACTCAAAAGTGAACCAATCCCCTTTTTTAAGAGAATCGCGACTGTAAGGAGTGAATGATTCCGCCCATCCGTTCCATGCCAGACATACGAATAAAAATAAGAGCCTTACTTTCATATCTGTAAATTTAAGATGAAAAATTAGATTACAGACCAAATGTAGAGAGAAAGACTCTTGCGTGGCCGGAAAATGAGTAAATGGTAGTTGCGAGTGAGTAATAATGTAACATTTGAACATAAATATAAATAATGAACTGAATAGGATGATAAAGAATAAAAAAATACTATGTTTGCATACATAATTATTAATAACAAATCCGAGACTATGAACAATTTAATTAAAGCGGACAATGAGTATCAGCAATGGTTGGCTAATCTCAAAAAACGTATCAAACAAAGTCAGATAAAGGCTGCTGTAAAGGTTAACACTGAATTATTAGAACTATATTGGAGTATAGGTTCTGATATTGTGAAGAAACAGACCGAATCTGATTGGGGAGATGGAATTATAGAACAACTAAGTCTTGATTTACGATTGGCCTTCCCAGATATCAAAGGTTTTTCCTCTCGTAATTTGTGGTATATGAAGAAGTGGTTTTTGTTTTACTCTGGTGAAAATATAAAACTGCACCAAGTTGGTGCAGAATCTTCATCAAAGATGCCACAGTTTGTAGCAGAAATTCCATGGAGACATCATACTGAAATAATAACTAAATGCAAATCTATCGAAGAAGCATTGTTTTATATAAAAAAGACCTTACAGGAGGGTTGGAGTCGTGCTATCTTAATCCATTATATAGGGGTTGATTTATATAGATCACAAGGGAAAACTATTTCAAACTTCTCCTCAACTTTACCTTCTTTACAAAGTGAACTTGCACAAGAGATGTTGAAAGATCCTTACAATTTTGATTTTCTTACATTAACGGAAGGATATAAAGAAAAAGAATTGGAGAAGGCTTTAACAGACAATCTTACTCGATTTTTATTGGAGCTTGGAACCGGTTTTGCTTTTGTAGGACGTCAAGTTCCT encodes the following:
- a CDS encoding PDDEXK nuclease domain-containing protein, whose amino-acid sequence is MNNLIKADNEYQQWLANLKKRIKQSQIKAAVKVNTELLELYWSIGSDIVKKQTESDWGDGIIEQLSLDLRLAFPDIKGFSSRNLWYMKKWFLFYSGENIKLHQVGAESSSKMPQFVAEIPWRHHTEIITKCKSIEEALFYIKKTLQEGWSRAILIHYIGVDLYRSQGKTISNFSSTLPSLQSELAQEMLKDPYNFDFLTLTEGYKEKELEKALTDNLTRFLLELGTGFAFVGRQVPIQVGESSYYIDMLFYHFRMKCFVVVELKTVKFEPEFAGKLNFYVTAIDRQMRDKDDNPTIGLLICKDKEDVIAEYTLADIQKPLGISAYDLNNILPETFRSSLPTIEEIEKNMKNF